The following are from one region of the Bradyrhizobium septentrionale genome:
- a CDS encoding GFA family protein, with amino-acid sequence MHVDGQCHCGSVTYQAEIDPERVSICHCTDCQALTGSPYRVTVICAAEVRMTAGAPKVYGKRGDNGRIRFQHFCGDCGSPLFTSGEDGGPDDWGIRWGSIRQRGELTPRSQLWCRSAAPWVNDLRGLPARPTD; translated from the coding sequence ATGCACGTCGACGGGCAATGCCATTGCGGGTCTGTGACCTATCAGGCCGAGATCGATCCCGAACGAGTATCGATCTGCCATTGCACCGACTGCCAGGCGCTGACCGGCTCGCCCTATCGCGTCACGGTGATCTGCGCCGCCGAGGTCCGGATGACCGCAGGTGCGCCGAAAGTGTACGGCAAGCGGGGCGATAACGGCCGGATCCGCTTCCAGCACTTCTGCGGCGATTGCGGTTCCCCGTTGTTCACGAGCGGTGAGGACGGTGGCCCAGACGACTGGGGTATCCGCTGGGGCAGCATTCGCCAGCGCGGCGAATTGACCCCGCGAAGCCAGCTCTGGTGCCGCTCCGCCGCGCCATGGGTCAATGATCTCAGGGGATTGCCGGCGCGGCCAACCGATTGA
- a CDS encoding YciI family protein codes for MKYYVCRLTGPRPTFPQDMTPQEAAIMQAHVAYCGELLRAGKALVFGPVADPAGVWGLGVLQLSDDADPQEIVANDPVTRANAGFTYQVIPMLRAATRETC; via the coding sequence ATGAAGTATTACGTCTGCAGATTGACCGGCCCGCGTCCGACCTTTCCGCAGGACATGACGCCGCAGGAAGCCGCCATCATGCAGGCGCACGTCGCCTATTGCGGCGAATTGCTGCGCGCCGGCAAGGCACTGGTCTTCGGTCCCGTAGCCGATCCCGCCGGCGTCTGGGGACTGGGCGTGCTGCAACTGTCCGACGATGCCGATCCGCAGGAGATCGTCGCCAACGATCCCGTCACCAGGGCCAATGCCGGATTCACCTATCAGGTGATACCGATGCTGCGCGCCGCGACGCGCGAGACTTGCTAG
- a CDS encoding MFS transporter has product MDAEVDREAMLDAGPWRRNLIVCVFGSFTTIVGMTLLLPFLPLYVEQLGVSDHAAIVQWSGIAYGATFFSAALTAPLWGRLADRYGRKLMLIRASLGMAIAMSLIGMAHNVYELVGLRLLTGLLGGYASGSTVLVAAQTPKARSGWAIGVLSAGIMAGSLVGPLIGGVLPGLIGIRATFFLIGGVIFITFLGTTFLIQEEARPKTAKGAKSRGGWSLVPDKRPVIAMWGTGLLLMIANMSIEPIITVYVAQLVEAPQVIFVAGLVMSAAAFGSLLSSSHLGKLADHVGHWRIIIICLAVSALLLIPQAFVISGWQLILLRFLMGLALGGLLPCIASVIRHNVPDAVTGSMLGYSISAQYAGQVIGPLAGGFIGGHIGMRAVFLGTSVLMALGAIGNFVVEKKR; this is encoded by the coding sequence ATGGACGCTGAAGTCGATCGCGAAGCCATGCTCGACGCGGGCCCCTGGAGGCGCAACCTCATCGTCTGCGTGTTCGGCTCCTTCACCACGATCGTGGGAATGACGCTGCTGCTGCCGTTCCTGCCGCTCTATGTCGAGCAGCTCGGGGTCTCAGATCATGCCGCCATCGTGCAGTGGTCGGGCATCGCCTATGGCGCAACGTTCTTCAGCGCGGCGCTGACGGCGCCCCTGTGGGGACGGCTCGCCGATCGTTACGGCCGCAAGCTGATGCTGATCCGCGCCAGCCTCGGCATGGCGATTGCGATGTCGCTGATCGGCATGGCGCACAATGTCTATGAGCTGGTCGGCTTGCGGCTATTGACCGGCCTGCTCGGCGGCTACGCCTCGGGCTCGACCGTGCTGGTCGCGGCGCAAACGCCGAAGGCTCGGTCCGGTTGGGCGATCGGCGTGCTGTCGGCCGGCATCATGGCCGGCAGCCTGGTTGGTCCGTTGATCGGCGGCGTGCTGCCCGGGCTGATCGGCATCCGCGCGACCTTCTTCTTGATCGGCGGCGTCATCTTCATCACCTTCCTCGGCACCACCTTCCTGATCCAGGAGGAAGCGCGGCCCAAGACGGCGAAGGGCGCCAAATCGCGCGGCGGCTGGTCGCTGGTTCCGGACAAGCGCCCGGTGATCGCGATGTGGGGAACGGGCCTGCTCTTGATGATCGCCAACATGTCGATCGAGCCGATCATCACGGTCTATGTCGCGCAACTGGTCGAGGCGCCGCAGGTGATTTTCGTCGCCGGCCTGGTGATGTCGGCTGCGGCCTTCGGCAGCCTGCTGTCCTCGTCGCATCTCGGCAAGCTCGCCGATCACGTCGGCCACTGGCGGATCATCATCATCTGCCTTGCGGTCTCGGCGCTGCTGTTGATCCCGCAGGCCTTCGTGATCAGCGGCTGGCAACTGATCCTGCTGCGCTTCCTGATGGGTCTCGCCCTCGGCGGCCTGTTGCCCTGCATCGCCAGTGTCATCCGGCACAACGTGCCCGACGCCGTCACCGGCAGCATGCTGGGCTACTCGATCTCGGCGCAGTATGCCGGTCAGGTGATCGGCCCGCTCGCCGGCGGATTCATCGGCGGCCATATCGGCATGCGCGCGGTGTTTTTGGGAACCAGCGTGCTGATGGCGCTCGGGGCGATCGGCAATTTCGTCGTCGAGAAGAAGCGGTAG
- a CDS encoding GntR family transcriptional regulator: MHELEALAEFRIPLETTAVRLACARASAADIAGVEEMLDACQSGAPREEWHRVGTDFHVEIARLSGNPFIVKAIAGAMTRLSRARWLEVWTEPSREQAWREHRRILGFIRDNDPDSAAREAADHITATRDRLLHSLNEDRRGLRARGFAVIGLR; this comes from the coding sequence GTGCACGAGTTGGAGGCGCTGGCCGAGTTCCGGATTCCACTGGAAACGACGGCCGTCCGCCTCGCCTGCGCGCGGGCGAGCGCGGCCGACATCGCCGGCGTCGAGGAGATGCTGGATGCCTGCCAGTCCGGCGCGCCGCGCGAGGAATGGCACCGCGTCGGCACGGATTTCCATGTCGAGATCGCGCGGCTCTCCGGCAATCCCTTCATCGTCAAGGCGATCGCCGGCGCGATGACCCGGCTGTCGCGGGCACGCTGGCTTGAGGTGTGGACCGAACCCTCGCGCGAGCAGGCCTGGCGCGAGCACCGCCGCATCCTCGGCTTCATCAGGGACAACGATCCGGATTCTGCCGCGCGCGAGGCGGCCGATCACATCACCGCCACCCGCGATCGGCTGCTGCATTCGCTGAACGAGGATCGCCGCGGCTTGCGCGCGCGCGGCTTTGCCGTCATCGGGCTGCGCTGA